The DNA sequence CCTTAGTCTTGGATTTTCTGGAGTATGTTTATGAGTAGAATAGATGCAACACTGATATGGGAAGAAGGTAGAGATTTCTTCCCATATAGTACTTGTGCCATAATCCATATCAAGGGTGAGCATGGAGCGTGATAGAACATTCCCTTTTTTACGTCTACCATCTTTTAAGTGACCGCCAACAAAACCTCCGACATCTTTAATGGAATCTTGACCACCTTTTCTCATTTTTCGATATTCTTCTACGGTTTCAGTGGTACGCTGTGTGTTCTTAACCCGGGAGCAAAAGTCCTCCCAGCTGATGTCTGTGTTTTTCCATTTCTTATCCATTCGGCTGTTACCGTATGCTATCTTCATAGAGACTCTACCTCCTCAAAATCTTTATTAAAGTATCTAACCGGCTGTCTGCGCTTCTTTGCTTTTTCAATTTCAATACTCATGCCTCTTGAGATCACATCACCTAGCACCCAGACCTCTTGGCATTTGCCCATCAGGATAATATCCATGAAAATAGCAAGGTCACGTTCCTGTTCATTGCTGTCATCCATGAACTGAGGAAATAGAAGGTGAGGAGCAAGCGGGATATTGCCCTTATCTAAAGCAAAACGGCAAAATGCTCGTGTGCGCTTATTGTTGTTT is a window from the Clostridiaceae bacterium HFYG-1003 genome containing:
- a CDS encoding DUF4406 domain-containing protein, with protein sequence MGINMNNAEGYHDPTPHKALSNITREEKAAAKAAFKPLVYICSPFSGDIENNNKRTRAFCRFALDKGNIPLAPHLLFPQFMDDSNEQERDLAIFMDIILMGKCQEVWVLGDVISRGMSIEIEKAKKRRQPVRYFNKDFEEVESL